The genomic DNA CAGCCCGGCCACCAACGACGCTTCTCTTTAAAAGGTTATTAAATCCGTTTGACTATCATTTACTTGGTGATGTAACAAATGAACGAAACAGTGGAGCTGCTGGCCAGAAAAAAGGTCGTTAGCGACCCTGACTTCGTGCTCTCACAGATCAAGGATGGCGACGTGGTGGCCATATCAGGCTTCAACGAGATAACGTCCCCTGACTACCTTATCGAGAGGCTCTACAGGCTCTACGTAAAGACGGGGCACCCCAGGCAGCTCTTCCTGGTAAGCGACACCTTCCCGGGGTCGCCGGGCAGGGGCCTTGACAGGGTAGCGCAGATGATGTACGAGAGGGGCGACAGGGACTTCATAAGGGGCGTACTGATGGCCTTCTATGGCTGGAGCGAGTCCCTTCAGAAGATGATAAGGGAGGAGTGGTTCGAGGCCTACGCCTGGAGCATCGGGATACTCGCATACTGGTTCAGGGAGATCGGGAGCGGGAGGCCTGGCGTCCTTACAAGGGTCGGGGTAGGGACTACCGCTGACCCGCGCCAGGACGGCACGGCGCTGAACGAGACCGCCAAGGGGAGAAGGACTGTTAAGGTTCACCTCATTGAGATAGACGGCAAGGAGTACCTCCTGTACACGGCCCCTAAGCCGAGGTTCGCCCTCATAAGGGGCAGCACGGCTGACGAGATAGGGAACCTGTCGCTTGAGGACGAGGCCGCCTACGGCACCGTGCTCAACATCGCCCAGGCCGTGAAGGCCATGCCCGAGAAGGGAACCGTCGTGGCCCAGGTCCTGAGGGTTGCCCGCTACGGCTCCCTGAACCCCAAGTCGGTTGTGGTCCCAGGACCCCTCGTTGATTACATAATTGTAGCGCCTCGTGAGTACCACAGGCAGTCACACAACTACGACTACGACCCGATAGTGGCTGGCAGGGTCATACCTCCTATGGAGAGACCTACGTCAGAGATGCCGCTCACCGAGAGGAAGGTCGTGGCCAGGAGGGTAACGCTTGAGCTGGCTAACCTGGTAATTAAGCACGGCAGACCTATAGTGGTCAACCTAGGCGTCGGCATACCCGCCATGGTGGGCGAGGTGGTGGCTGAGGAGGAGGTAGAGGATCTCATAACGATCACCGTCGAGTCGGGCACGTGGGGCGGCAGGCCCCTCTACGGGCCTGACTTTGGCGTCTCGTTCGGCGCCTTCGCGGTGATCTCAGTCCCTGACCAGTTCACCATGTACGAGGGAGGCGTCATAGATGCGGCCTCGCTAGGGTTCCTGCAGATCGACGCCCAGGGCAACGTGAACTCCTTCTACGCTAAGGACAGGATACCAGGGCCTGGAGGCTTCCCAGCCATAGCCTCAGGCGCCCCCGAGATCTACTATGCGGGCCTCTTCACGGCAGGGAAGGGCGCAAAGTATGAAATAGGGAATGGGAGGCTCAAGATAGTCAGCGACGGTGAAATAGTAAAGTTCGTCAAGAAGGTCGACAAGGTGGGCTGCTCCTCAAAGGTCATGCTCGAGCAGGGCAAGAGGGTCCTTTACATAACTGAGAGGGCGGTCTTCAGGCTAACGCCCGAGGGCCCTGAGCTCCTAGAGGTGGCGCCTGGCGTCGACCTAGAGAAGGACGTCCTGGCCAAGATGGAGTTCAGCCCAATCATGAGGAGGGAGCCTGAGCAGATGGACGAGAGGATATTCGGCCACAGGCGCATGAACATTAAAAAGGAGCTCCTTAAGGCTATCAGGGCGTAGCCTTGTCTGTCTGTGAAGTGAAGGCCAGGAAGGGCCTCATAAGGGTCAAGGTAGTCATTGACGAGGACAGGATAGTTAATGTCTCAATAACGGGTGACTTCATGGTCCTGCCTGAGGACTCCGTCTTTGAGGCCGAGTCAAGGCTCATAGGCGTCAGGGCGACAGAGAGCGAGGTCAGGGCCGCCCTCGCCTCGGCGCTCTCGGGGGCCAGCATGACCGGCGTTACAGTTGACGACTTCGTCAACGCCGTCATGTGCGCCGTAAGGGGTGAGAAGGGGTGAGCCTCCGCGTCGTGACCTTCGAGGAGCCCGAGGACCCCCACTTCAACATGGCCGCAGAGGAGGCCATACCAAGGGCCAGGGGCTGCGACATAGTTGGCGACACGCTGAGGCTCTGGAGGAACGCCAACGCCGTGATAATAGGCTACTTCCAGAGGGCCGAGGAGGAGGTGAACCTTGACGTCGCTGAGGCCATGGGGGCGGCCGTAGTGAGGAGGTTCACGGGCGGGGGCGCCGTCTACCATGACCTAGGCAACCTCAACTACGCGCTCTCACTGTCAGCCTCAGGAAGGCCAGCAAGCCTCGACTACGTCTTCAGCGAGCTGCTGAGGGGGCCCGTCGAGGCCCTCAGGTCGCTCGGCTTCAGCGCCGAGGTGCAGAACGTAAATGACGTAGTGGTCTCAGGCCGTAAGGTCAGCGGGACGGCCGCGACCATCTCGTGGGGCTCCGTCTTCTTCCACGGCGCGATGTTAGTCTCGACAGACCTCGCCAGGCTGGCGTCAGTCCTTAAGGTGCCAGCCAAGAAGCTTATAGACAAGGGGGTCTCAAGCGTTAAGTACAGGGTCACGAACCTCTCCGAGCTCGGCCGCGTCACAGTTGACGACATTGTTGGGCGCCTGGCCGAGTCGTTCTCTAAGCTCCTGGGCTACAACTCCTACAGGCTCTCCCTCCTGACCCCTGAGGAGCTGGAGATCGCCAACGTCCTCTATAATGAGAAGTACACCAAGAGGGAGTGGAACTACGAGAGGGCGCCCCACAGGGCTTTCGCGAGGGCTGAGGGCGAGATAGCTCGCGTCTGCAAGAGGTGAAGCGGGGCCCTTTAAGGGCGTGAAGCGCGAGCTCTATAGGCTAACATTTATTAAAAACTCCCACCCTAGAACTACCGGTGAGAGTTTGTCGGCCTGGACGGCCCAGGTAGGTGATGTGGCCCGGAAGGACGTCGCTACCGTTTTTCCTAACCAGACAGTGAAGGAGGCGGCCGACCTCATGTATAGGACGGGCACGGGCAGCGTCGTGGTGATAACGCCTGAGAGGACAGTGATAGGGATCTTCACCGAGAGGGACCTGACTCGCGTCGTCGCTGAGGGGCTGCCGCATGAGACCCAGGTTGGGTCGGTCATGACGAGGAACCCCGTCACAGTAAAGTCAACGGAGTCCCTCTCAAAGGCCATAGAGCTCATGGCCGAGAAGAAGGTAAGGCACCTCCCAGTGGTTGACAGCGAGGGGCGCCTGGTGGGCATAATCACCTCAAGGGACGTCGTAGACCTGACCGAGAGGTACCTGGCCTCGGCGGGTTACATCACTGAGTGAGCTAATGCCTTGAGATATCTGCCGTCGCCAGGGCCACGAAGGCGTCTATGAGGATTACGCTGTAGGCCTCTATCAGGGCGCCTGGTGGCCACCTCACCAGCACGGCTCCCAGGGGGCCGACGACGCCTATGGCAAGCTCTGCCAGGCCCGTTTTGGCCCTGCCCTTCACGAGAGAGCCGAGCCCCCAGGCGAGGGCCGTCATGTCCATCTGGGCGAAGAACCACTGGGACACGAAGACGTGAGGGTAGGTGCCTTCATGGAAAACCCCTACGAGGGCCAGGAACAGGCCCGCCACGAACATGAATGAGGCGGCCATGTGTAACAGCTTCTCCTCCGTGATGTAAATTACGTAGCTGCCGAAGGCAATTATCAACGCCCCCACCGATATCATGCCGTAGTTGTAGACCCAGGGGTCAGTGGCCCTCGGCCCCCCGAGGTCGCTGAAGGGGTTCGCCATTGGCGAGAACCACCTGTTGATAGCAACGCTCATGGCTATGACTGCCCAGGCCAGGACCGCGGCCGCTATGCCAAGGAACCTAAGAGCCCTTACGCTCACGGGCCTTTCCGCCGCCTTCGTAGAGGAATGCGACATAATATGGGTAGTCCCTCAGCCTCCTCAGCAGCCTCTCGAGCTCCGCCCTCCTCCTGGCGAGCACTATAAGGTAGCCCATGTCCATGAGCCTATCAACGTCGCCCTCCCTCAGGTACCTCAGGAACCTCGAGTAGGCCCTGGCGGAGGCCTGCGGCACGCGGCCGTAGAGCCTGACGTACTTGGCCACGAAGGCCTTGACCAGGGAGTCCGTGGCCGCGAGCGTAACGAAGTCGTAACCGAAGGCCTCCGCCAGCCTGTGGACCTCGTCAACTGCTAGGTCAAGGCACTCCTGCAGGGAGCTGCAGGTCCTGACGTCGCCAAGCCTTGGGGCCAGCCTGGGCATGTCGAAGCTCTGGGCCAGCCTGGAGTCCATCAGCCTCTTTATGACCTCGCTTGCCGCGAAGGGCCCAGCCCTTGACCTGGCCGCCAGGGCCTCCTCTATGACCTCCTTGACCTCGGTCACCTTCTTGACCTCGCGCCTTGAGAGCCACAGCGAGGCCGCGAAGGCCTCAGGCGGCAGGACTTCGTCGTCAGGCGCTTCCTCGAGGTAGACTAGGGCCACAGGACCCCGGTACGCCCAGAGGGCCTCGCACTGACCGCCGTTGGCAGGCCCTAAAGAGGCCTTGTCCTCCCTTATGCAGACGGTCGCCGGCTCCCCCTCATCAGCCCTTACCATGCAGCCCCCGCCTCGCAGGGGTATATGCCATCCCTCCCCCCTGCAGGCCCCCTTATCGTCAACGAACGTCAGAGGGCCCTCAGCCACCTCATAGTCAAGGAGCCCTGAGACCCTGAGGACGTCAAGGTGCCTTATGTCAACAGTCCCTGAGCCATCCCTTGACAGCGGCACGGGCACGGGGGACCCCTTTGGGAAGAGCCTTGACAGGGCCCTGAGCGACCTCAGAAGCGACATAACCTCTGAGGGCCTGACCACGTTATGCCTGGCGAGCCCCAGCAGGAAGTCCACGTCGGAGGGGTTGTAGAGTACGACGGCCCTTGAGGGCCTGCCGTCCCTGCCCGCCCTGCCTATCTCCTGGTAGAGGTCCTCAACGCTCGCGCTGGGCATAACGTGCAGGGTCCACCTCACGTTAGGTATGTCAACGCCCATCCCAAAGGCCTTGGTGGCGACCACTATGTTTGGGTCCCTGGCGGAGCCCCTTGAGGCCCTTATCACGGCCTCCTCAATTAGTCTCCTCTCCCTGTCGCCTAGCTTCCCGTGGTACCTCGCGACCCTCACGCCGAGCCTTGAGGAGAGGTACCTGGCGACGTAGTCGGCGTTCAGCCAAGGCGCCTCCCTGCTCTCAACGAACGGCACGAACACTATGCCTATCCATGGGCGTCCAACCCTGTCGGCCCAGCTCGACAGCTCCTTAACGAGGTCCTCGACGGCCCTGAGCCTCTCCCTTCCAGCCGGCGCAGGGACGATATCAACCTCTATCTCAGGCCTAAGTGCAGGGGCCCTCAGGACCACTGGCGCTCCCCTGTAACTTATGCCCTCAAGCCTCCTGTGCGAGAGGTCCACCTTGACCTCCTCAAACCCCTCAAAGCCCAGCGCCCTCAACACGTCACTCACGACGTCCTTTGGCGCTGAGGCTGTCAGCGCTATGATGGGGGGCCAGCCGTCCTTCCCCCTCGAGTTCCTGACGGCCTCAGCGAGCCTCAGGTAGCTGGGCCTGAAGCTGAGGCCCCACCTGGAGACCGCGTGGGCCTCGTCGAGGACCACCAGGGCTAACCCCCTCTCGTTGTCGAGCAGCGGGCTGGCGGCGCCTGAGCTGGCGGCCTCAGGCGTCACGTAGATGAGGTCCAGGAAGCCCCTCCTGGCCTTCTCTACGTCCTCCTCTCTCCTCTTCTCAGGGACCGTGGAGTCGATGAACGACGTGAGGAAGCCCCTCCCCCTAGCGCCCCTTACCTGGTCATGCATCAGCGCTCTGAGGGGACTGACGACAAGGGCTGAGGACCCGAGCCCAGCGTCAGCGAGCGCCCTCGCGGCGAGCTGGAATATCGCGCTCTTACCGGCCCCCGTGGGCAGTATCACGAACTCAACTGAGGGAGGCCCCCTTACGGCCATCTCGAAGAGGAGCCTCAAGGAGGTCTCCTGATACGGCCTGAGCCTGGAGCCGCCCCACGAGGACCTGAAGAGCTCCACAGCGTACTCCATGAGGTCATCAGGCGTTACGTGAACCTCTGACCGACCTGAGGGC from uncultured Acidilobus sp. JCHS includes the following:
- a CDS encoding Superfamily II DNA helicase codes for the protein MAFDIKLGPGTEGREVRGKVGERLRTAVARLSLTLMKGLGVTPEGLLSYALRRQVRPTEISSLVRSLRSCPRDSVSMSQELAGLGLYEDVIYMAHVLRCPVSTEAVVRSRAGLLALGEPKWEARAAALLGEAPRLSRSSLVMSAFCAGDEAEVYVDGVVVRMPPPEARWRSPPVHELLERIASLSGAEVLLSWGCGLRGFIDVKALAEVAFPDVEPTLPALMYALGVSPSASPPEAVLAIAKVAADVLARARVEWRRLPETVREAWALALVHELPGLSSAPRAILVTDRPRALARLWRSFRLDLSKALDSAADYVTVASLTSLALRGGDPLRVLRQAPSLAHGRQLETAVRSSIVVNPEPPSPGDQVEPWDLRCLPGPVDVNEVEVDCVRPVKECLSSGPPADEVKLLKSLGVTCEASRDGAYEGLASKAAAPKGKVKTIPLGAEGGLEALRSIAWTVKALSQGRRLLVITPNRLLAKVLSRGGGSLSAGQELDSWLLRGGPLVLSLDEAYERPGVVAAAEAVLLLMPERYRSSSLDPDANLEELKSIAAERALRLGAYVLTRAWDPADAVAEPFLVPSGRSEVHVTPDDLMEYAVELFRSSWGGSRLRPYQETSLRLLFEMAVRGPPSVEFVILPTGAGKSAIFQLAARALADAGLGSSALVVSPLRALMHDQVRGARGRGFLTSFIDSTVPEKRREEDVEKARRGFLDLIYVTPEAASSGAASPLLDNERGLALVVLDEAHAVSRWGLSFRPSYLRLAEAVRNSRGKDGWPPIIALTASAPKDVVSDVLRALGFEGFEEVKVDLSHRRLEGISYRGAPVVLRAPALRPEIEVDIVPAPAGRERLRAVEDLVKELSSWADRVGRPWIGIVFVPFVESREAPWLNADYVARYLSSRLGVRVARYHGKLGDRERRLIEEAVIRASRGSARDPNIVVATKAFGMGVDIPNVRWTLHVMPSASVEDLYQEIGRAGRDGRPSRAVVLYNPSDVDFLLGLARHNVVRPSEVMSLLRSLRALSRLFPKGSPVPVPLSRDGSGTVDIRHLDVLRVSGLLDYEVAEGPLTFVDDKGACRGEGWHIPLRGGGCMVRADEGEPATVCIREDKASLGPANGGQCEALWAYRGPVALVYLEEAPDDEVLPPEAFAASLWLSRREVKKVTEVKEVIEEALAARSRAGPFAASEVIKRLMDSRLAQSFDMPRLAPRLGDVRTCSSLQECLDLAVDEVHRLAEAFGYDFVTLAATDSLVKAFVAKYVRLYGRVPQASARAYSRFLRYLREGDVDRLMDMGYLIVLARRRAELERLLRRLRDYPYYVAFLYEGGGKARERKGS
- a CDS encoding Acyl CoA:acetate/3-ketoacid CoA transferase, yielding MNETVELLARKKVVSDPDFVLSQIKDGDVVAISGFNEITSPDYLIERLYRLYVKTGHPRQLFLVSDTFPGSPGRGLDRVAQMMYERGDRDFIRGVLMAFYGWSESLQKMIREEWFEAYAWSIGILAYWFREIGSGRPGVLTRVGVGTTADPRQDGTALNETAKGRRTVKVHLIEIDGKEYLLYTAPKPRFALIRGSTADEIGNLSLEDEAAYGTVLNIAQAVKAMPEKGTVVAQVLRVARYGSLNPKSVVVPGPLVDYIIVAPREYHRQSHNYDYDPIVAGRVIPPMERPTSEMPLTERKVVARRVTLELANLVIKHGRPIVVNLGVGIPAMVGEVVAEEEVEDLITITVESGTWGGRPLYGPDFGVSFGAFAVISVPDQFTMYEGGVIDAASLGFLQIDAQGNVNSFYAKDRIPGPGGFPAIASGAPEIYYAGLFTAGKGAKYEIGNGRLKIVSDGEIVKFVKKVDKVGCSSKVMLEQGKRVLYITERAVFRLTPEGPELLEVAPGVDLEKDVLAKMEFSPIMRREPEQMDERIFGHRRMNIKKELLKAIRA
- a CDS encoding putative signal-transduction protein containing cAMP-binding domain and CBS domain translates to MSAWTAQVGDVARKDVATVFPNQTVKEAADLMYRTGTGSVVVITPERTVIGIFTERDLTRVVAEGLPHETQVGSVMTRNPVTVKSTESLSKAIELMAEKKVRHLPVVDSEGRLVGIITSRDVVDLTERYLASAGYITE
- a CDS encoding Bacterial lipoate protein ligase C-terminus: MKARKGLIRVKVVIDEDRIVNVSITGDFMVLPEDSVFEAESRLIGVRATESEVRAALASALSGASMTGVTVDDFVNAVMCAVRGEKG
- a CDS encoding Lipoate-protein ligase A, which codes for MSLRVVTFEEPEDPHFNMAAEEAIPRARGCDIVGDTLRLWRNANAVIIGYFQRAEEEVNLDVAEAMGAAVVRRFTGGGAVYHDLGNLNYALSLSASGRPASLDYVFSELLRGPVEALRSLGFSAEVQNVNDVVVSGRKVSGTAATISWGSVFFHGAMLVSTDLARLASVLKVPAKKLIDKGVSSVKYRVTNLSELGRVTVDDIVGRLAESFSKLLGYNSYRLSLLTPEELEIANVLYNEKYTKREWNYERAPHRAFARAEGEIARVCKR
- a CDS encoding putative membrane protein, producing the protein MSVRALRFLGIAAAVLAWAVIAMSVAINRWFSPMANPFSDLGGPRATDPWVYNYGMISVGALIIAFGSYVIYITEEKLLHMAASFMFVAGLFLALVGVFHEGTYPHVFVSQWFFAQMDMTALAWGLGSLVKGRAKTGLAELAIGVVGPLGAVLVRWPPGALIEAYSVILIDAFVALATADISRH